One Marinitoga hydrogenitolerans DSM 16785 genomic window carries:
- the cas5b gene encoding type I-B CRISPR-associated protein Cas5b gives MKAIKLKIEQETANYKIPTSFGLRETYPLPPYSTVIGMVHKLCDFKEYHDMEISISGKYFSKVNDLYTRYEFKPGMKFEKGRHQLKIDDYNYGITKGIATAELLVNIELLIHIAPKDESTINVIYDAFKYPREYPSLGRREDLAIIKKVEIIEFEKKILKRSIRKDYSYYIPLNYLNGLKFRNKLSGVKITGTKYILNKNYKLEKVGKGKNTKIFRNWNKVEVLYNSNISALKNHEFFIDEKEDILFLA, from the coding sequence ATGAAGGCAATTAAATTAAAAATAGAACAAGAAACTGCAAATTATAAAATTCCTACAAGTTTTGGGTTAAGGGAGACTTATCCTCTCCCTCCTTATTCAACTGTTATTGGAATGGTTCATAAATTATGTGATTTTAAAGAATATCACGATATGGAAATAAGTATTTCGGGAAAATATTTTTCTAAAGTTAATGACTTATATACTCGATATGAGTTTAAACCTGGAATGAAATTTGAAAAAGGGAGACATCAATTGAAAATTGATGATTATAATTATGGGATAACAAAAGGAATAGCAACAGCAGAATTACTTGTTAATATAGAATTATTAATTCACATAGCCCCTAAAGATGAGAGTACAATTAATGTAATATATGATGCATTTAAATATCCAAGAGAATATCCATCTCTTGGAAGAAGAGAAGATCTTGCTATAATAAAGAAAGTTGAAATTATAGAATTTGAAAAAAAGATATTAAAAAGGAGTATAAGAAAAGATTACTCTTACTATATACCTTTGAATTATTTAAATGGATTGAAATTTAGAAATAAATTATCTGGAGTGAAAATAACAGGAACTAAATATATTTTAAATAAAAATTATAAACTTGAAAAAGTAGGTAAAGGTAAGAATACCAAAATTTTTAGAAACTGGAATAAAGTTGAGGTTTTATATAATTCTAATATAAGCGCTTTAAAAAATCATGAATTTTTTATTGATGAAAAAGAAGATATATTATTTTTAGCTTGA